From a region of the Neobacillus niacini genome:
- a CDS encoding YlaF family protein translates to MKQIKWIFVVFAVLAATSIMGIGVAIGEESILGVIGSILALVVVMGLGFKTKAKYRAKGEL, encoded by the coding sequence ATGAAGCAAATTAAATGGATTTTTGTCGTTTTTGCTGTACTGGCAGCAACAAGTATAATGGGCATAGGCGTGGCAATTGGGGAAGAAAGTATCTTAGGGGTAATTGGCAGTATCCTTGCACTGGTTGTTGTAATGGGCTTAGGATTTAAAACAAAAGCAAAATATAGGGCAAAGGGTGAACTGTAA
- a CDS encoding inositol monophosphatase family protein — protein MDWHYVDLQAKQWVMEAGDKIRDSFTETLNIQTKSNPNDLVTNIDKEIEQFFINKVRKTFPNHRILGEEGFGDEVNNLDGVVWIIDPIDGTMNFIHQQRNFAISLGVFENGIGKIGLIYDVAHDELYHAITGKGAFMNDTELPHLNQATVKESIIALNATWVMENHRIDHNLLIPLVRDARGTRSYGTAALEMVFVATGRVDAYISMRLSPWDVAAGSVIIEELGGVVTNLRGNKLDFLSKDSLLVAKPGLHQTIINDYLKEGKW, from the coding sequence ATGGACTGGCATTACGTAGATCTACAGGCTAAGCAATGGGTAATGGAAGCTGGTGATAAAATTAGGGATTCTTTTACTGAAACTTTAAATATCCAAACCAAATCAAATCCTAATGATTTAGTGACCAATATAGATAAAGAAATTGAACAATTCTTTATTAATAAAGTAAGAAAAACTTTCCCAAACCATAGAATTTTGGGTGAAGAAGGGTTTGGGGATGAAGTAAATAATCTTGATGGCGTTGTATGGATTATCGACCCAATTGATGGAACAATGAATTTTATCCATCAACAGAGAAATTTTGCTATTTCTCTAGGTGTGTTTGAAAATGGTATAGGGAAAATTGGGCTTATTTATGATGTAGCACATGATGAATTATATCATGCTATTACTGGGAAAGGTGCATTTATGAACGATACTGAGCTGCCTCATTTAAACCAAGCGACAGTAAAAGAATCGATTATTGCTTTAAATGCAACCTGGGTGATGGAGAATCATCGTATTGACCATAACTTGCTTATACCGCTGGTTAGAGATGCAAGAGGAACAAGATCATACGGAACAGCTGCTCTTGAAATGGTATTTGTCGCAACAGGGAGAGTCGATGCTTATATTTCAATGAGATTGTCACCTTGGGATGTTGCTGCTGGTTCAGTTATAATTGAGGAATTAGGCGGTGTTGTCACTAATTTAAGAGGAAATAAGTTGGATTTCCTCTCAAAAGATTCATTGCTTGTGGCTAAGCCAGGTCTGCATCAAACCATCATTAATGATTATCTTAAAGAAGGTAAATGGTAA
- a CDS encoding YktB family protein translates to MDFKSFNNEDFDVFQIDGLEARMEALKERIRPKLESLGHYFAPTLTTLTGDEMHIHVAKHARRTINPPKDTWVAFANNPRGYKMLPHFQIGLWNTHLFIWFAVIYEAPHKQEFAVRFTKKINKIFKEIPKDFVWSLDHMKPESVQHGQLTKEDLQGMFERLENIKKAEILCGYEIKREDLLHLSAEEFLKQVEYVFTKVAPLYKIALNTK, encoded by the coding sequence ATGGACTTTAAAAGTTTTAATAATGAAGATTTCGATGTATTTCAAATAGATGGATTAGAGGCAAGAATGGAAGCATTAAAAGAAAGGATTCGCCCAAAATTAGAAAGTCTAGGACATTATTTTGCACCAACCTTAACAACATTGACTGGTGATGAAATGCATATCCATGTTGCCAAACACGCAAGACGGACGATAAATCCTCCTAAAGATACATGGGTGGCATTTGCAAATAATCCTCGTGGTTACAAAATGCTTCCCCATTTTCAAATAGGTCTCTGGAATACTCATTTATTTATCTGGTTTGCTGTTATTTATGAAGCACCTCATAAACAAGAATTTGCAGTAAGATTCACAAAAAAAATTAACAAGATCTTTAAAGAAATACCAAAAGACTTTGTTTGGTCTTTGGACCATATGAAACCTGAATCAGTGCAACATGGACAATTAACCAAAGAGGATTTACAAGGTATGTTTGAACGGCTGGAGAATATTAAAAAGGCAGAGATATTATGTGGATATGAGATTAAACGTGAGGATTTACTACATCTAAGTGCTGAGGAGTTCCTTAAGCAAGTTGAATATGTCTTTACTAAAGTTGCACCATTATATAAGATTGCTCTAAATACAAAATAA
- a CDS encoding UPF0223 family protein — MEYQYPIDYHWTTDEIVDVIKFYEAIERAYEKGIERDELMDTYRRFKEIVPGKAQEKTLCGEFEDISGYSSYRTIKKAKTALPGEKISMK, encoded by the coding sequence ATGGAGTACCAATACCCGATTGATTACCATTGGACAACAGACGAAATTGTGGATGTAATAAAATTTTACGAAGCAATAGAAAGAGCGTATGAAAAGGGAATTGAGCGTGATGAATTGATGGATACCTATCGTCGATTCAAGGAAATTGTCCCTGGTAAAGCACAAGAAAAGACCCTCTGTGGTGAATTCGAGGACATTAGCGGCTATTCTTCTTATAGGACCATAAAAAAAGCCAAAACAGCCTTACCAGGCGAAAAAATTTCTATGAAATAA
- a CDS encoding NAD(P)H-dependent flavin oxidoreductase, which produces MNWQTRVTDILDIKYPIIQGGLAYLAYSELAAAVSNAGGLGQITAMSLESPTKLREEIRKVKELTNKPFGVNYAIGQHNRPFEEMLQVSIDEEVPVVSMTGGNPAPIFEQLKGTSIKKLVLVAARRQAEKAEELGADAVMVVGQEGGGHLGRDDIGTMVLIPQVVDAVSIPVIASGGIGDGRGLMAALSLGAEGIEMGTRFIATKECVHANDLYKKRLVEGSEANTVVIKRTLGAPARAISNNWTNKILEIEKEFGNYEQLKNYISGQANKRYIYDGVEDEGFAWAGQVMGLIKDIPTVAELFNRMIIEAEQIREKWAK; this is translated from the coding sequence ATGAATTGGCAAACGCGTGTGACGGATATACTTGATATCAAATATCCTATAATACAGGGAGGCTTAGCTTATCTAGCCTATTCTGAACTAGCTGCAGCCGTCTCGAATGCAGGTGGACTTGGGCAAATTACGGCAATGTCTCTTGAGAGTCCTACTAAACTTCGCGAGGAAATCAGAAAAGTTAAAGAACTGACGAATAAACCATTTGGAGTTAATTACGCAATTGGTCAGCATAATCGACCTTTTGAAGAAATGCTTCAAGTATCTATTGATGAGGAGGTCCCTGTTGTTTCCATGACAGGTGGTAATCCTGCACCGATATTTGAACAGTTAAAAGGAACATCTATAAAAAAACTGGTTCTTGTTGCCGCTAGAAGGCAGGCTGAAAAAGCTGAAGAATTAGGTGCAGATGCAGTAATGGTTGTGGGTCAGGAAGGAGGAGGCCATTTAGGCAGGGATGATATTGGTACGATGGTATTAATCCCTCAAGTAGTAGATGCAGTTTCTATCCCAGTAATCGCATCTGGCGGTATTGGTGATGGCAGAGGACTTATGGCAGCTCTCAGTTTGGGAGCAGAAGGAATTGAAATGGGGACACGATTTATTGCTACCAAAGAATGTGTACATGCCAATGACCTTTATAAGAAAAGACTTGTAGAAGGATCAGAAGCGAATACAGTTGTAATCAAACGGACTCTTGGGGCGCCAGCACGTGCAATTTCAAATAATTGGACAAATAAAATACTCGAGATAGAGAAAGAATTTGGCAATTACGAACAATTGAAGAATTATATTAGCGGCCAAGCCAATAAACGATATATATATGATGGAGTAGAGGATGAAGGCTTTGCATGGGCAGGACAGGTCATGGGACTTATTAAAGATATCCCAACCGTAGCAGAATTATTTAATCGTATGATTATCGAAGCAGAACAAATTCGTGAAAAATGGGCAAAATAA
- a CDS encoding aminotransferase class I/II-fold pyridoxal phosphate-dependent enzyme: protein MSQNQTPLFSGLLEHAKKNPVQFHIPGHKKGVGIDSDFRNFIGDNALSIDLINIGPLDDLHQPKGMIKQAQDLAAEAFGADRTFFSVQGTSGAIIAMIMAVCGPEDKIIVPRNVHKSIMSAIVFSGAIPVFIHPEIDEELGISHGITTESVEKALNQHPDAKAILVINPTYFGIAADLKRIVEIAHSHNVPVLVDEAHGVHIHFHDDLPLSAMQAGADMAATSVHKLGGSMTQSSILNVKEGLVSAKHVQAILSMLTTTSTSYLLLASLDVARKQLATKGKELIEKTIDLAQSIRKRINEIDHLHCVGEEILGSKATFDYDPTKLIISVKELGLTGYEVEKWLREKHNIEVEMSDLYNILCIITIGDTAVEGDILVNALKELAEEREHLNEKFEPIQVLLPDIPVLALTPRDAFYADTEVIPFEESEGRIIAEFIMVYPPGIPIFIPGEIITKENLHYVRENLEAGLPVQGPEDEEIKTIRVIKEYKAIK from the coding sequence TTGTCACAAAACCAAACACCGTTATTTAGCGGTTTATTAGAACATGCAAAAAAAAATCCGGTCCAATTTCATATTCCTGGTCATAAAAAAGGTGTTGGAATTGACTCTGATTTTCGAAATTTCATTGGTGATAATGCCTTATCAATAGACCTAATTAATATTGGACCACTCGATGACCTGCATCAGCCAAAAGGGATGATTAAACAAGCCCAAGACCTGGCTGCTGAGGCATTCGGCGCGGATAGAACTTTCTTTTCAGTTCAAGGAACAAGTGGTGCGATTATTGCTATGATTATGGCGGTTTGTGGACCAGAGGATAAGATTATTGTCCCAAGGAATGTTCATAAATCAATTATGTCGGCAATTGTCTTTTCTGGCGCCATTCCTGTTTTTATTCACCCGGAAATCGATGAGGAACTAGGTATTTCTCATGGAATTACGACCGAATCAGTAGAGAAGGCATTAAATCAGCATCCAGATGCGAAAGCTATCTTAGTGATAAACCCGACGTACTTTGGAATTGCAGCAGATTTAAAAAGAATAGTCGAAATTGCGCATTCTCATAACGTTCCGGTCCTAGTTGATGAAGCACATGGGGTTCATATTCATTTTCACGATGATTTGCCTCTATCTGCCATGCAGGCCGGTGCTGATATGGCTGCAACGAGCGTCCATAAACTTGGCGGATCCATGACACAAAGCTCTATTTTAAACGTTAAAGAGGGCCTTGTTTCTGCTAAGCACGTTCAAGCTATACTAAGCATGCTGACAACGACCTCAACTTCCTATTTATTACTTGCATCCCTGGACGTTGCTAGAAAACAATTAGCAACTAAAGGAAAAGAGTTAATTGAGAAAACCATTGATCTTGCACAATCAATAAGAAAACGAATTAATGAAATCGATCATCTACATTGTGTTGGCGAAGAAATCTTAGGTTCCAAAGCAACATTTGATTATGATCCAACTAAATTAATTATCTCGGTAAAAGAATTAGGATTAACGGGTTATGAGGTCGAAAAGTGGCTAAGGGAAAAACATAATATTGAGGTAGAAATGTCTGACCTCTATAACATCCTTTGTATCATAACAATTGGCGATACAGCAGTGGAAGGCGACATTTTGGTTAATGCTTTAAAAGAACTTGCTGAGGAACGCGAACACCTTAATGAAAAGTTCGAACCTATCCAAGTTCTTCTTCCTGATATTCCAGTTCTTGCATTGACCCCAAGAGATGCCTTTTATGCAGATACGGAAGTTATACCTTTTGAAGAATCAGAAGGAAGAATAATTGCCGAATTTATTATGGTCTATCCACCCGGAATTCCAATTTTCATCCCAGGTGAAATTATTACAAAAGAAAACCTCCATTATGTTCGTGAAAACCTCGAAGCTGGTTTGCCTGTTCAAGGACCAGAGGATGAAGAAATCAAAACTATTCGGGTAATCAAGGAATATAAAGCTATAAAATAA
- a CDS encoding GapA-binding peptide SR1P translates to MGTIVCQACDSTIDHFEDEKVTVLYSRCNCCDDRHSEEER, encoded by the coding sequence ATGGGTACAATCGTTTGCCAAGCTTGCGACTCAACAATTGATCATTTTGAAGATGAAAAAGTAACAGTTCTCTATTCTAGATGTAATTGTTGCGATGATCGCCATTCCGAAGAAGAAAGATAA
- a CDS encoding DUF1885 family protein, producing the protein MAENAFIKLVPSSAQQTITVEEVKELLSYYKDITGKTGNQVDWEYGDSAFPYELKEKSEAKGKWFYLQSTNERYYAILFGVDKEMVRDEDGTERIQTYIQVTLPEQSTFGDKGKANEFCKFLAKKLQGELHLFNERIMYYYPRK; encoded by the coding sequence ATGGCTGAAAATGCATTTATTAAACTAGTGCCTTCATCTGCACAACAAACAATTACCGTAGAGGAAGTAAAAGAATTATTATCTTATTATAAAGATATTACGGGTAAGACAGGGAATCAAGTTGATTGGGAATATGGTGACTCGGCATTCCCTTACGAACTGAAAGAAAAAAGTGAAGCCAAAGGAAAATGGTTTTATTTACAATCGACGAATGAACGGTATTATGCAATTTTATTTGGTGTCGACAAAGAAATGGTTCGTGATGAAGACGGTACGGAAAGAATTCAAACATACATACAAGTCACTCTTCCAGAACAGTCAACATTCGGTGATAAAGGTAAAGCAAATGAATTTTGCAAATTCCTAGCAAAGAAATTACAAGGAGAATTACACCTTTTTAACGAACGAATCATGTATTATTATCCAAGAAAGTAA
- the lpdA gene encoding dihydrolipoyl dehydrogenase: MVVGDFPIDTDTIVIGAGPGGYVAAIRAAQLGQKVTIVEKEYIGGVCLNVGCIPSKAVIAAGHRYEVAKHSDSFGIKAENVTVDFSKVQEWKAGIVKKLTGGVEGLLKGNKVDIVRGEAYFVDGNSLRVIGENSAQTYNFKNAIIASGSRPIELPTFKYSKRILNSTGALNLQELPEKIVVIGGGVIGIELGGAYANFGTQVTILEGADDILGLGVFEKQMAALVKKTMKKKGAEFYTKAMAKGVEETENGVVVTFEVKGEEKKIEADYVFVMVGRRPNTDEMGLDQIGVKVTDRGLIEIDNQCRTSVSNIYAIGDVVAGPQLAHKASYEGKIAAEAIAGHNAVIDYLGIPAVVFSDPELASVGYTEEQAKQEGIAVTSAKFPFAANGRALSLDSGDGFVKLVSRKEDGVLIGAQIAGASASDMIAELGLALEAGMTVEDLALTIHAHPTLGEITMEAAEVALGTPIHVLK; the protein is encoded by the coding sequence ATGGTAGTAGGAGATTTCCCAATTGATACCGATACTATAGTTATCGGAGCCGGCCCTGGCGGTTATGTGGCTGCTATTCGTGCAGCACAGTTAGGTCAAAAAGTGACAATTGTTGAAAAGGAATATATTGGCGGTGTTTGTTTAAACGTTGGTTGTATCCCGTCAAAGGCAGTAATTGCTGCAGGACACCGTTATGAAGTAGCAAAACACTCCGATTCATTTGGAATTAAAGCAGAAAATGTAACAGTTGATTTTTCTAAGGTTCAAGAATGGAAAGCTGGAATCGTTAAAAAGTTAACTGGCGGAGTTGAAGGTCTATTAAAAGGCAATAAAGTTGATATCGTTCGTGGCGAGGCTTACTTTGTTGATGGTAATTCATTACGAGTTATTGGCGAAAATTCAGCCCAAACATACAACTTCAAAAACGCAATTATTGCATCAGGTTCTCGTCCAATTGAACTGCCAACATTTAAATATTCAAAACGTATACTTAATTCAACAGGTGCTTTAAATTTACAAGAACTTCCCGAAAAAATCGTTGTCATCGGCGGCGGTGTTATCGGTATTGAGCTTGGTGGTGCCTATGCGAATTTTGGTACGCAAGTAACGATTCTTGAAGGTGCAGATGACATTTTGGGCCTTGGTGTATTTGAAAAGCAAATGGCTGCACTTGTTAAGAAAACGATGAAGAAAAAAGGTGCTGAATTCTATACTAAGGCTATGGCCAAAGGTGTAGAAGAAACCGAAAATGGTGTAGTTGTAACGTTTGAAGTTAAAGGTGAAGAAAAGAAAATCGAAGCAGATTACGTATTTGTTATGGTTGGACGTCGACCAAATACCGATGAAATGGGCCTTGACCAAATCGGAGTGAAGGTAACAGACCGTGGACTGATAGAGATTGACAATCAGTGTCGCACAAGCGTTTCAAACATATATGCGATTGGTGATGTTGTGGCAGGTCCACAATTAGCTCACAAAGCATCATATGAAGGAAAAATCGCTGCTGAGGCAATTGCCGGGCATAATGCTGTAATTGACTATTTAGGTATTCCTGCTGTTGTATTCTCTGATCCTGAACTAGCTAGCGTAGGTTATACTGAAGAGCAAGCAAAACAAGAGGGAATCGCTGTTACTTCAGCTAAATTCCCATTTGCAGCAAATGGTCGTGCTCTATCATTAGATAGCGGAGATGGTTTTGTTAAATTAGTTTCTCGCAAAGAAGACGGCGTCTTAATCGGTGCGCAAATTGCGGGTGCAAGTGCGTCAGATATGATTGCTGAACTAGGGTTGGCACTTGAAGCCGGAATGACAGTCGAAGACTTGGCATTGACTATTCATGCCCATCCAACATTAGGTGAAATTACAATGGAAGCTGCTGAGGTTGCACTTGGTACTCCTATTCATGTTCTAAAATAA
- a CDS encoding dihydrolipoamide acetyltransferase family protein — MPDIGEGIHEGEIVKWFIKPGDKVQEDDILCEIQNDKAVVEIPSPVEGTVQEVLVAEGTVATVGQVLVTFDAPGYENLQFKGDDHAEEAPKQETAAPAQTPVTAAVPEGQTTPPPAPPAYGIGVTEPQRQVEVDPNRKIIAMPSVRKYARDKGVEITQVPGSGKNGRIVKSDIDAFLSGGTAVMAPQAAETQAPAAAQADAAPAPKAAPIPQGEYPETREKMSGIRKAIAKAMVNSKHTAPHVTLMDEVDVTKLVAHRKKFKEVAAAKGIKLTFLPYIVKALTSALREFPALNTSLDDATSEIIHKHYYNIGIAADTEKGLLVPVVKDADRKSVFSISNEINELAGKARDGKLAPNEMKGASCTISNIGSAGGQWFTPVINHPEVAILGVGRIAEKPIVRDGEIVAAPVLALSLSFDHRMIDGATAQNALNHIKRLLNDPELLLMEA; from the coding sequence ATGCCTGATATTGGTGAAGGTATTCATGAAGGCGAGATTGTCAAATGGTTTATAAAGCCAGGCGATAAAGTCCAAGAAGATGATATTCTTTGCGAAATACAAAATGATAAAGCAGTTGTAGAGATTCCTTCACCAGTTGAAGGTACTGTACAGGAAGTATTAGTAGCTGAAGGAACTGTTGCTACCGTTGGACAAGTTTTAGTTACATTTGATGCACCTGGTTATGAGAACCTGCAATTCAAGGGTGACGATCATGCAGAAGAAGCGCCAAAGCAAGAAACGGCGGCACCTGCGCAAACACCTGTAACTGCAGCAGTTCCTGAAGGACAAACAACACCACCGCCAGCACCACCTGCATATGGTATTGGTGTTACAGAACCTCAAAGACAAGTGGAAGTAGACCCTAATCGCAAAATTATTGCAATGCCATCTGTGCGTAAATATGCTCGTGATAAGGGTGTAGAAATTACACAAGTTCCTGGCTCTGGTAAAAATGGACGCATCGTAAAAAGTGATATTGATGCATTCTTAAGTGGCGGTACAGCTGTTATGGCACCACAAGCAGCAGAAACTCAAGCACCAGCTGCTGCTCAGGCGGACGCAGCGCCAGCACCAAAAGCTGCTCCGATTCCTCAAGGCGAATATCCTGAAACTCGTGAGAAAATGAGCGGAATCAGAAAAGCAATTGCAAAAGCAATGGTGAATTCGAAACATACCGCACCACACGTTACTCTTATGGATGAAGTCGATGTAACGAAACTTGTTGCACATCGTAAAAAATTCAAGGAAGTTGCTGCGGCAAAGGGTATTAAACTTACGTTCTTACCATATATCGTAAAAGCATTAACCAGCGCTTTACGTGAGTTCCCGGCATTAAATACATCACTCGACGATGCAACAAGTGAAATTATTCATAAGCATTACTATAATATCGGAATTGCAGCGGATACTGAAAAAGGCTTATTGGTACCTGTTGTTAAGGACGCTGATCGCAAATCAGTATTCTCAATTTCAAATGAAATCAATGAATTAGCTGGAAAAGCACGTGATGGAAAACTAGCTCCAAACGAAATGAAAGGTGCTTCATGTACCATATCTAATATCGGTTCTGCTGGCGGTCAATGGTTTACACCAGTCATTAACCATCCTGAAGTGGCTATCCTTGGTGTTGGTCGTATTGCAGAAAAGCCAATCGTACGAGATGGAGAAATTGTTGCAGCTCCAGTATTGGCATTATCATTAAGCTTTGACCACAGAATGATCGATGGAGCAACAGCTCAAAATGCATTAAATCATATTAAGAGATTATTGAACGATCCAGAACTATTGTTAATGGAGGCGTAA
- a CDS encoding alpha-ketoacid dehydrogenase subunit beta — protein MAQMTMIQAITDAMRVELKNDPNVLVFGEDVGVNGGVFRATEGLQNEFGEDRVFDTPLAESGIGGLAIGLALQGFRPVPEIQFFGFVYEVMDSISGQAARLRYRTGGKFSAPITFRSPFGGGVHTPDMHADSLEGLMAQQPGLKVVIPSTPYDAKGLLISSIRDNDPVIFLEHMKLYRSFRQEVPEGEYTIPLGKADVKREGTDISIITYGAMVHESLKAAEELAKEGFSAEVIDLRTVSPIDIETIIASVEKTGRAIVVQEAQKQAGVGAHVVAEINDRAILSLEAPVLRVAAPDTIYPFPQAEAVWLPNYKDVIETAKKVLTF, from the coding sequence ATGGCTCAAATGACAATGATTCAAGCAATTACAGATGCAATGCGTGTGGAATTAAAAAATGATCCCAATGTTTTAGTTTTTGGTGAAGATGTTGGTGTAAACGGCGGTGTTTTCCGTGCAACTGAAGGATTGCAAAATGAATTTGGCGAGGATCGTGTATTTGATACACCTTTAGCAGAATCAGGAATCGGTGGTTTGGCGATAGGTCTAGCCCTGCAAGGCTTCCGTCCCGTTCCAGAAATCCAATTCTTTGGGTTCGTTTATGAAGTAATGGATTCCATTTCCGGACAAGCAGCTCGACTTCGTTACCGTACGGGCGGGAAATTCAGTGCTCCGATCACATTCCGTTCACCATTCGGAGGAGGCGTACATACACCAGATATGCATGCCGACAGCTTAGAAGGCTTAATGGCTCAACAGCCTGGATTAAAGGTAGTTATCCCATCAACGCCATACGATGCGAAAGGTCTTCTTATCTCATCTATTCGTGATAATGATCCAGTTATTTTCCTTGAACATATGAAATTATACCGTTCATTCCGTCAAGAAGTTCCTGAGGGTGAATATACAATTCCACTTGGTAAAGCAGATGTGAAGCGTGAAGGTACTGATATTTCCATCATTACTTATGGTGCAATGGTTCATGAGTCTTTAAAAGCTGCAGAAGAGCTTGCGAAAGAAGGATTCTCAGCTGAAGTTATCGATTTACGTACGGTTAGTCCGATTGATATCGAAACAATTATTGCTTCAGTTGAAAAGACAGGCCGTGCCATCGTTGTTCAAGAAGCACAAAAGCAAGCTGGTGTAGGAGCTCATGTTGTGGCTGAAATTAACGATCGTGCAATTTTAAGTTTAGAAGCACCTGTTCTTCGTGTAGCGGCACCAGATACAATTTACCCATTCCCACAGGCAGAAGCAGTTTGGCTTCCAAACTATAAAGACGTAATTGAAACAGCGAAAAAAGTATTAACGTTCTAA
- the pdhA gene encoding pyruvate dehydrogenase (acetyl-transferring) E1 component subunit alpha: protein MASKTQNAQLDAKKVLEAVENQFTTLQILNEEGEVVNEAAMPDLSDEQLQELMRRMVYTRILDQRSISLNRQGRLGFYAPTAGQEASQLASQFALEKEDFILPGYRDVPPIVWHGLPLYQAFLWSRGHLAGGQIPDGVNVAIPQIIIGAQYVQTAGVALGLKKRGVKAVALTYTGDGGTSQGDFYEGMNFAGAYNAPAIFIAQNNRFAISTPVEKQTAAKTLAQKAVAAGIVGIQVDGMDPLAVYAAVREARERAVNGEGPTFIETLTYRYGPHTMAGDDPTRYRTAELDNEWEKKDPLVRFRKFLEKKGLWNEERENEVIEQAKEEIKEALKQADAAPKQKVTDLINITYTDLPQNLKEQHEIYSAKESK from the coding sequence ATGGCATCTAAAACCCAAAATGCTCAGCTCGATGCTAAGAAAGTACTCGAAGCTGTAGAAAATCAGTTTACAACGCTTCAAATATTAAATGAAGAAGGCGAAGTCGTTAATGAGGCAGCAATGCCTGACTTAAGCGATGAACAGCTTCAAGAATTAATGCGCCGTATGGTTTATACTCGTATCCTTGACCAGCGTTCTATTTCATTAAATCGTCAAGGACGCCTTGGCTTTTATGCACCAACTGCAGGCCAGGAGGCTTCTCAATTAGCTTCTCAATTCGCCTTAGAAAAAGAAGATTTTATATTACCAGGTTATCGCGATGTCCCACCAATCGTATGGCATGGTCTTCCATTATATCAAGCATTCTTATGGTCCAGAGGTCATTTAGCAGGCGGACAAATTCCTGATGGAGTGAATGTTGCGATTCCTCAAATTATTATTGGTGCGCAGTATGTTCAAACTGCTGGAGTAGCCTTAGGATTGAAAAAACGTGGGGTTAAAGCTGTGGCACTTACATACACAGGTGATGGCGGAACCTCTCAAGGTGATTTCTATGAAGGAATGAACTTTGCAGGTGCTTATAATGCTCCAGCAATCTTTATTGCTCAAAATAACCGTTTTGCTATTTCAACTCCAGTTGAAAAGCAGACCGCTGCAAAAACACTTGCTCAAAAAGCTGTTGCAGCTGGTATTGTTGGTATCCAAGTAGACGGTATGGATCCTTTAGCAGTATATGCCGCTGTTCGTGAAGCCCGCGAGCGTGCAGTTAACGGAGAAGGACCTACATTTATTGAAACGTTAACATACCGTTATGGTCCACATACAATGGCCGGTGATGATCCAACACGTTACCGTACTGCTGAATTAGATAACGAATGGGAAAAGAAAGACCCGCTAGTTCGTTTCCGTAAATTCCTTGAAAAGAAAGGTCTTTGGAATGAGGAAAGAGAAAACGAAGTAATCGAACAAGCGAAAGAAGAAATTAAAGAAGCACTAAAACAAGCAGATGCTGCTCCTAAGCAAAAGGTAACGGACCTAATCAACATAACTTATACGGACTTACCTCAAAACTTAAAAGAGCAACATGAAATTTATTCAGCAAAGGAGTCGAAGTAA
- a CDS encoding YkyA family protein produces MSTVSVNRIIFSIFAISFLLTGCVSKEKTTERMYQALENIVEAEKAFEEQQEPLVELEKQEKEIYNQIMALGMKQHDEIVKLSNEALSIIDKRREHLQKEIESINASKTEFKNAEEIRNEIDNSEQKKKATELLEIMSNRYKVHNKLAKEYSTALDNDKELYQMLKNESISYEKLEDHVANLNTIYQKVYDANEEFNELTAQYNKKKLEFYEEAGLKLENE; encoded by the coding sequence GTGTCTACTGTCAGCGTTAATCGTATTATTTTTTCTATTTTCGCAATCAGTTTTTTATTAACTGGTTGCGTTAGCAAAGAAAAGACAACTGAAAGAATGTACCAAGCCTTAGAAAACATAGTGGAAGCAGAAAAAGCATTTGAGGAGCAGCAAGAGCCTCTAGTCGAGTTAGAAAAGCAAGAAAAGGAAATTTATAATCAGATAATGGCTCTCGGTATGAAGCAGCATGATGAAATTGTAAAGCTATCTAATGAGGCACTTTCAATTATTGATAAGAGAAGAGAACACCTACAAAAGGAAATCGAAAGTATTAATGCTTCAAAAACAGAATTTAAGAATGCCGAAGAAATAAGGAATGAAATAGACAATTCTGAGCAAAAGAAAAAAGCCACTGAGCTATTAGAAATAATGAGTAATAGATATAAAGTACATAATAAGCTTGCAAAGGAATATTCAACTGCATTAGATAATGATAAAGAATTGTATCAGATGTTAAAAAATGAGAGTATCTCATACGAAAAGCTAGAAGATCATGTTGCGAATTTAAATACTATCTATCAAAAGGTATATGACGCAAATGAAGAATTTAATGAATTAACAGCACAATATAATAAGAAAAAGCTTGAATTTTATGAAGAAGCAGGACTTAAACTTGAAAACGAATAA